One window from the genome of Rhinolophus ferrumequinum isolate MPI-CBG mRhiFer1 chromosome 22, mRhiFer1_v1.p, whole genome shotgun sequence encodes:
- the LOC117015325 gene encoding histone H2A type 1 has product MSGRGKQGGKARAKAKTRSSRAGLQFPVGRVHRLLRKGNYAERVGAGAPVYLAAVLEYLTAEILELAGNAARDNKKTRIIPRHLQLAIRNDEELNKLLGKVTIAQGGVLPNIQAVLLPKKTESHHKAKGK; this is encoded by the coding sequence ATGTCTGGACGCGGGAAACAAGGCGGCAAGGCGCGCGCCAAGGCCAAGACGCGCTCGTCGCGGGCCGGCCTGCAGTTCCCCGTGGGCCGCGTGCACCGGCTGCTCCGCAAGGGCAACTACGCCGAGCGGGTCGGGGCCGGCGCGCCCGTGTACCTGGCGGCCGTGCTGGAGTACCTGACGGCCGAGATCCTGGAGCTGGCGGGCAACGCGGCCCGCGACAACAAGAAGACGCGCATCATCCCTCGTCACCTGCAGCTGGCCATCCGCAACGACGAGGAGCTCAACAAGCTGCTGGGCAAGGTCACCATCGCGCAGGGCGGCGTCCTGCCCAACATCCAGGCCGTGCTGCTGCCCAAGAAGACCGAGAGCCACCACAAGGCAAAGGGCAAGTAG
- the LOC117015328 gene encoding histone H2B type 1-C/E/F/G/I produces the protein MPEPAKSAPAPKKGSKKAVTKAQKKDGKKRKRSRKESYSVYVYKVLKQVHPDTGISSKAMGIMNSFVNDIFERIAGEASRLAHYNKRSTITSREIQTAVRLLLPGELAKHAVSEGTKAVTKYTSSK, from the coding sequence ATGCCCGAGCCGGCCAAGTCCGCGCCCGCCCCGAAGAAGGGCTCCAAGAAGGCGGTGACCAAGGCGCAGAAGAAGGACGGCAAGAAGCGCAAGCGCAGCCGCAAGGAGAGCTACTCCGTGTACGTGTACAAGGTCCTGAAGCAGGTGCACCCGGACACGGGCATCTCGTCCAAGGCCATGGGCATCATGAACTCGTTCGTCAACGACATCTTCGAACGCATCGCGGGCGAGGCGTCGCGCCTGGCGCATTACAACAAGCGCTCGACCATCACGTCCCGGGAGATCCAGACGGCCGTGCGCCTGCTGCTGCCCGGGGAGCTGGCCAAGCACGCCGTGTCCGAGGGCACCAAGGCCGTCACCAAGTACACCAGCTCCAAGTAG